A single window of Thalassomonas viridans DNA harbors:
- the nagK gene encoding N-acetylglucosamine kinase, which produces MLYTKDEQEKLFLGIDGGGSKCKAIIMTADNQILGSGVSGPGNPLHGFEQAKDSIVKASYLALMDAGLTDIPLNTLIAGVGLAGVNLPQQFRQMSAWQHPFKEMFLATDLLVACLGAHQGQDGAVMITGTGSCGFSYVRGQEFIVGAHGFPHGDKGSGGWFGLQAVEQVLLSLDGFKPASELTRMLMDKLECSTGTDIVEAVAGKPAVFYAGLANLVFDVAEQGDALALAIVHEGGAYISKVARRLWQQEPPAMSIIGGLSVRLMPWLDQEIRDRLRAPVSPPEVGSVLFARQQQALLAECAVKVNH; this is translated from the coding sequence ATGCTTTACACTAAGGACGAGCAAGAAAAGCTTTTTTTAGGCATAGATGGCGGCGGCAGCAAATGTAAAGCCATTATCATGACGGCGGATAACCAAATTCTGGGCAGTGGTGTTTCCGGTCCCGGTAATCCGCTGCATGGTTTTGAACAGGCAAAAGACTCTATTGTTAAAGCCTCCTATCTGGCGTTGATGGATGCCGGTTTGACCGATATTCCTTTAAATACCCTGATTGCCGGTGTCGGCCTGGCGGGGGTTAACCTGCCGCAGCAGTTCCGGCAAATGTCTGCCTGGCAGCATCCTTTTAAAGAAATGTTTTTAGCCACGGACTTATTGGTGGCCTGCCTCGGCGCCCATCAGGGGCAGGACGGGGCGGTGATGATCACCGGCACGGGATCGTGCGGTTTTTCCTATGTCCGGGGACAGGAGTTTATTGTCGGCGCCCACGGTTTTCCCCATGGCGACAAGGGCAGCGGCGGCTGGTTCGGTTTGCAGGCGGTTGAACAGGTTTTACTGTCCCTGGACGGTTTTAAACCGGCTTCGGAATTAACCCGGATGCTGATGGATAAGCTCGAATGCAGCACCGGCACAGATATTGTCGAAGCGGTCGCCGGAAAGCCCGCCGTTTTTTATGCCGGGCTCGCCAATCTGGTTTTTGATGTGGCGGAGCAGGGGGATGCGCTGGCCCTGGCCATAGTGCATGAAGGGGGCGCTTATATCAGCAAGGTGGCCCGGCGTTTATGGCAACAGGAGCCGCCGGCCATGTCTATTATCGGCGGCTTGTCTGTCAGGTTAATGCCCTGGCTGGATCAGGAAATTCGCGACCGGCTCAGGGCGCCGGTAAGCCCGCCGGAAGTCGGCTCTGTACTGTTTGCCCGCCAGCAGCAGGCGCTGTTGGCCGAATGTGCGGTAAAGGTTAATCATTAA
- the nagB-II gene encoding glucosamine-6-phosphate deaminase NagB-II: MIQTQMEQEARQAPQVIKRQLATNRDKMIAIGDKLRALGPQSVMIIGRGSSDHAGVFGKYLIEIEAGIPTSSAAPSVSSVYGRQLKLDRSLVIVISQSGRSPDILAQAKMAKAAGAYCLALVNDVTSPIREIVDEVIPLQADAELSVAATKSYLCTLSALLQLTACWTRNQELVRALDALPQALENIISSPPQFNAEMLNGVNNMVVLGRGFGYAVAKEMALKLKEVSSIHAEAFSSAEFLHGPVTLVEQGLAILNCMVKDESASSHRQQIDEIAARGAGMVNLSQLDENLHPRIAPLVVLQRFYLDVASLALSRGFNPDEPKGLKKVTRTV; this comes from the coding sequence ATGATTCAAACGCAAATGGAACAGGAAGCGCGTCAGGCGCCTCAGGTAATTAAACGTCAACTTGCCACCAACCGGGACAAGATGATCGCTATCGGCGATAAACTCAGGGCTTTAGGCCCTCAGTCGGTGATGATCATCGGCCGCGGCTCTTCCGATCATGCCGGTGTCTTTGGCAAATACCTTATCGAAATCGAAGCCGGCATTCCCACCAGCTCGGCGGCGCCTTCGGTAAGCAGTGTTTACGGCAGGCAGCTGAAACTCGACCGGTCACTGGTGATCGTGATTTCCCAGTCGGGGCGCAGCCCGGATATCCTCGCCCAGGCGAAAATGGCAAAAGCGGCGGGAGCCTATTGCCTGGCGCTGGTGAATGATGTCACTTCCCCCATCCGTGAAATCGTCGATGAGGTCATTCCTTTGCAGGCGGATGCCGAGCTCAGCGTTGCCGCGACGAAAAGTTATTTATGCACCTTGTCGGCGCTGCTGCAGCTGACCGCCTGCTGGACCCGTAACCAGGAGCTGGTACGGGCTTTAGATGCCTTGCCGCAGGCGCTGGAGAATATCATATCCTCGCCGCCGCAATTTAATGCCGAGATGCTTAACGGGGTGAACAACATGGTGGTGCTTGGCCGCGGTTTTGGTTATGCGGTGGCAAAAGAGATGGCGTTGAAGCTCAAGGAAGTAAGCAGCATACATGCCGAGGCCTTCAGCAGCGCCGAGTTCCTGCATGGCCCGGTGACTTTGGTGGAACAGGGGCTGGCGATATTAAACTGTATGGTGAAAGATGAAAGCGCCAGTTCGCACCGGCAGCAGATTGACGAAATTGCCGCCAGGGGCGCCGGTATGGTCAATTTGAGCCAGCTCGATGAAAACCTGCATCCGAGGATAGCGCCGCTGGTGGTATTGCAACGTTTTTACCTGGATGTCGCCAGCCTGGCCCTGAGCCGGGGCTTTAACCCGGACGAGCCCAAGGGACTGAAAAAAGTAACAAGGACGGTATGA
- the nagA gene encoding N-acetylglucosamine-6-phosphate deacetylase, producing MSELRLHSEKLFDGEAYLEDKVLTVCDGKLVAIDSDTARADIRLDGLLVPGFVDLQVNGGGGVLFNAEPTPDGVKTMLIAHAQFGTTAMLPTVITDKVEVMAQAADAVAQLLKAGTPGLAGIHFEGPHLSAAKKGAHSQGFIREISEAEWQIYRRKDLGQIIVTLAPETVSAGDIHTLVSLGVKVCLGHSNADYLCVRQALLAGADGFTHLYNAMSPLQGREPGMVGAALFHDEASCGIIADGFHLDDVCGRLALKVKPRDKVFLVTDAMQHVGCQQKEFAFFDRKITLTGGRLTSTTGELAGSALDMATAVKNAHLKLQVPLDQALNMASLNPARYINQAQRGRIRVGDRADFAELSPDFKVLSTWIAGHRVFAA from the coding sequence ATGAGCGAGCTGCGCCTGCACAGTGAAAAACTCTTTGACGGTGAAGCTTACCTTGAAGATAAGGTGCTGACGGTTTGTGACGGCAAACTGGTGGCCATCGACAGCGATACCGCCAGGGCGGATATCCGCCTTGATGGCCTGCTGGTTCCGGGGTTTGTCGATCTCCAGGTTAACGGCGGCGGCGGAGTGCTTTTTAATGCCGAGCCGACCCCGGACGGGGTGAAAACTATGCTTATCGCCCATGCGCAATTTGGCACTACCGCTATGTTGCCGACGGTGATCACAGATAAAGTGGAGGTGATGGCGCAGGCGGCGGATGCGGTTGCACAATTATTGAAAGCGGGCACACCCGGGCTTGCCGGCATCCACTTTGAAGGACCTCACCTGAGCGCCGCCAAAAAAGGCGCCCACAGCCAGGGTTTTATCCGGGAAATCAGTGAGGCGGAATGGCAGATTTACCGGCGAAAAGATCTTGGCCAGATCATAGTGACCCTGGCGCCGGAAACGGTCAGCGCCGGGGATATCCATACTCTGGTTTCTTTAGGAGTCAAGGTTTGCTTAGGCCACAGCAATGCCGATTATCTTTGTGTCAGGCAGGCGCTGCTTGCCGGCGCCGACGGTTTTACCCATTTGTATAATGCCATGTCGCCGCTGCAGGGGCGCGAGCCGGGTATGGTGGGGGCGGCTTTGTTTCATGATGAAGCCAGCTGCGGTATCATAGCCGACGGTTTTCACCTGGACGATGTGTGCGGCCGGCTCGCCCTTAAGGTCAAACCCAGGGATAAGGTTTTCCTGGTCACAGACGCCATGCAGCATGTCGGTTGCCAGCAAAAAGAATTTGCCTTTTTTGACCGTAAAATTACTTTAACCGGGGGCCGGTTGACTTCGACCACAGGAGAGCTTGCCGGCTCGGCGCTGGATATGGCGACGGCGGTGAAAAATGCCCACCTGAAACTCCAGGTGCCGCTCGACCAGGCGCTGAATATGGCGAGCTTAAATCCGGCGCGCTATATCAATCAGGCGCAGCGGGGGCGTATTCGGGTAGGGGACAGGGCGGATTTTGCCGAACTAAGTCCTGATTTTAAGGTGTTGTCCACCTGGATCGCCGGTCACAGGGTTTTTGCCGCTTAA
- the gluP gene encoding glucose/galactose MFS transporter codes for MEITLTNERTSGNWVPLLIIAALFFVFGFVTWQNGALIPYLQMVCQLTETQALFVAFAFYFAYTAMALPSAWVLERTGYKNGMALGLLLLVAGFLFYIPAAINQAFSLFILAQFIIGSGMTLLQTAANPYVVKVGPVESAAVRIMFMGLMNKGAGVIAPLAFTALVLGDFAGISALSLEQMPAAEKADTIERLSAGLIYPYLGMAAIFVVLAALLKKSPLPELSFEADQALNDGQGEEDSKSSVLQYPALVLGALTLFVYVGAEVIAGDTIGLFASNLGVANATSLTSYTMAFMLIGYALGIAVIPRFIQQETALVASAISGLAFSLCVVLSDPGSSGVSEVLWGWTGIATLPDTITFIALLGFANALVWPAVWPLALKGLGQLTAKGSALLIMGISGGAILPLVYGVLSEGLGGQSAYWMMIPIYLFILFYAVKGHKMTRWS; via the coding sequence ATGGAAATAACCTTAACCAATGAAAGGACAAGCGGCAACTGGGTCCCGTTATTGATCATAGCGGCCCTGTTTTTCGTTTTTGGCTTTGTAACCTGGCAAAACGGCGCCCTGATCCCTTATTTGCAAATGGTGTGTCAGCTAACGGAAACCCAGGCATTATTTGTTGCCTTTGCCTTTTATTTTGCCTATACCGCCATGGCGCTGCCTTCGGCCTGGGTGCTGGAGCGTACCGGCTATAAAAACGGCATGGCCCTGGGGCTGTTGCTGCTGGTGGCCGGTTTTCTGTTTTATATTCCCGCCGCTATCAACCAGGCGTTTTCGCTGTTTATTCTGGCGCAGTTTATTATCGGCAGCGGCATGACCTTGCTGCAAACCGCCGCCAATCCCTATGTGGTTAAAGTGGGGCCGGTGGAAAGCGCCGCGGTACGTATTATGTTTATGGGCCTGATGAACAAAGGCGCCGGTGTGATTGCCCCGCTGGCTTTTACCGCTTTGGTGTTGGGAGACTTTGCCGGGATCTCGGCACTGAGCCTGGAACAAATGCCAGCCGCGGAAAAAGCCGATACCATAGAACGCTTGTCTGCCGGGCTGATTTACCCTTACCTGGGTATGGCGGCCATCTTTGTGGTTCTGGCGGCGCTGTTGAAAAAATCTCCTTTGCCCGAGCTGTCTTTTGAAGCAGATCAGGCGCTAAATGACGGGCAGGGGGAAGAAGATAGTAAAAGCTCAGTGCTGCAATATCCTGCGCTGGTCCTGGGGGCATTGACCTTGTTTGTGTATGTCGGCGCTGAAGTGATTGCCGGGGATACCATAGGTTTATTTGCTTCTAATCTTGGGGTTGCCAATGCCACTTCACTGACCTCTTATACCATGGCCTTTATGCTGATAGGTTATGCCCTGGGCATAGCGGTGATTCCCCGCTTTATCCAACAGGAAACCGCCTTAGTGGCTTCGGCGATAAGCGGCCTGGCTTTCTCTTTATGTGTGGTGCTTTCTGACCCCGGCAGCAGCGGGGTGTCTGAGGTGTTATGGGGCTGGACCGGCATTGCCACCTTGCCCGATACCATTACTTTTATCGCCCTGTTGGGCTTTGCCAATGCCCTGGTGTGGCCTGCGGTCTGGCCGCTGGCTCTTAAAGGTCTGGGGCAGCTGACCGCCAAAGGCTCGGCATTACTTATTATGGGGATTTCCGGCGGCGCCATTTTGCCTTTGGTGTACGGCGTCCTGTCTGAAGGTCTGGGTGGGCAAAGCGCCTATTGGATGATGATCCCTATCTATTTATTTATCCTGTTTTATGCCGTTAAGGGGCACAAGATGACCCGCTGGTCATAA